A part of Aegilops tauschii subsp. strangulata cultivar AL8/78 chromosome 2, Aet v6.0, whole genome shotgun sequence genomic DNA contains:
- the LOC109745633 gene encoding dynamin-related protein 3A: MADSAAAAAAAAAQPSTVGQAVIPLVNRLQDIMARLDGDAAAGVELPQVAAIGGQSSGKSSVLEALVGRDFLPRGPEICTRRPLVLQLVRHSAPEEWGEFLHAPGRRFDDFEHIKREIQSETDKEAGGNKGVSDKQIRLKIFSPNVIDITLVDLPGITRVPVGDQPSDIESRIRTMIMQYIKHPSCIILAVSPANADLANSDALQLARLGDPDGSRTIGVITKLDIMDRGTDARNFLLGNVIPLKLGYVGIVNRSQEDINFNRSIKDALAFEEKFFSTLPAYHGLSQCCGVPQLAKKLNMILLKHITDMLPGLKSRINAQLVAVAKEHAAYGDTAESTAGQGVKLLNILGKYCEAFSSMVEGKNKVSTDQLSGGARIHYIFQSIFVKSLEEIDPCKNISDEDIRTSIQNSDGPKGAMFLPEVPFEILVRKQIDRLLDPSLQCAKFIYDELVKISHGCLTSELQKYPILKRRMGESVSNFLRDGLRPAETMITHIIEMEMDYINTSHSSFVGGSKVVELAKHEGLSSRGPTSLSVHKDGVGISSEAQLKSSTENNVQLKSERGQKSRAVFARDTSRGATAEKGFQPDTDAGTSVAGGGQNGHSLVSGSLSSMSDPRGYSLNSLYSMIRLREPPSTLKPSENKTDRDRTEIAIVKLLVKSYYDIVRKSIEDAVPKAIMHFLVNHTKRELHNVLIRKLYRESLLDDMLRETDEVLIRRQRIQETLQVLEQAHRTLEEFPLEAEKLERGYSLSEYGTGLPNIPGLSNRNPRGILP, from the exons tgcggcggcggcgcaacCGTCGACAGTGGGGCAAGCCGTGATCCCGCTCGTCAATAGGCTGCAAGACATCATGGCGCGGCTGGACGGTGACGCCGCCGCCGGCGTGGAGCTGCCACAGGTTGCGGCGATCGGCGGGCAGAGCAGCGGCAAGTCGAGTGTGCTGGAGGCGCTCGTCGGCCGCGACTTCCTCCCGAGGGGCCCCGAAATCTGCACGCGCCGCCCCCTCGTGCTCCAGCTCGTGCGCCACTCGGCCCCCGAGGAGTGGGGCGAGTTCCTCCACGCCCCCGGCCGCCGATTCGACGATTTCGAACACATCAAGCGCGAGATCCAG TCGGAAACGGACAAAGAAGCTGGAGGTAACAAAGGTGTCTCTGACAAACAGATTCGTCTGAAAATCTTCTCACCAAATGTAATTGACATCACCTTGGTTGACCTCCCTGGAATTACAAGGGTTCCGGTCGGAGATCAGCCTAGTGATATTGAGTCAAGAATAAGAACAATGATCATGCAATACATTAAGCATCCAAGCTGCATTATCTTGGCCGTCTCACCCGCAAATGCAGATTTAGCTAATTCTGATGCTCTTCAACTGGCACGGCTTGGTGATCCTGATG GATCTCGTACAATTGGTGTTATCACCAAG TTGGACATCATGGACAGGGGTACTGATGCTCGTAACTTTTTACTGGGAAATGTAATCCCCCTCAAGCTTGGTTATGTAGGTATTGTGAATCGCAGCCAAGAG GACATCAACTTTAACCGAAGCATCAAAGATGCACTTGCCTTTGAGGAGAAGTTTTTCTCGACTCTACCT GCTTATCATGGTCTTTCACAATGTTGTGGTGTTCCTCAATTGGCCAAGAAGTTAAATATG ATTCTACTAAAGCACATCACAGATATGCTTCCAGGTTTGAAATCTCGAATAAATGCTCAGTTGGTAGCAGTTGCCAAGGAACATGCTGCATATGGTGATACGGCAGAATCGACG GCTGGTCAGGGAGTCAAACTATTGAACATATTGGGAAAATATTGTGAAG CTTTTTCTTCGATGGTGGAGGGAAAAAATAAAGTGTCAACAGATCAGCTTTCTGGTGGAGCAAGAATTCACTACATTTTTCAGTCAATTTTTGTCAAAAGCTTGGAG GAAATTGACCCTTGCAAGAATATAAGCGATGAAGATATCCGCACGAGCATACAGAACTCTGACGGTCCAAAGGGTGCTATGTTTCTGCCAGAG GTGCCTTTTGAGATTCTTGTGCGAAAGCAGATAGACCGTTTGCTTGATCCAAGTCTTCAGTGTGCCAAATTTATCTATGACGAGTTAGTCAAA ATTAGCCATGGTTGCTTAACTAGTGAGCTGCAGAAATACCCAATTCTTAAAAGACGGATGGGTGAATCAGTTAGCAATTTCTTGAGAGATGGTCTTCGACCTGCGGAGACAATGATAACTCATATTATTGAAATGGAG ATGGATTACATAAATACCTCACATTCAAGCTTTGTTGGAGGCAGCAAGGTTGTTGAACTTGCTAAGCACGAAGGTCTATCTTCGAGAGGACCAACTTCACTATCGGTTCATAAG GATGGTGTTGGTATAAGTTCTGAGGCGCAGCTAAAATCTTCTACTGAGAACAATGTACAGCTCAAATCTGAAAGAGGTCAAAAGTCACGTGCTGTTTTTGCAAGAGATACTTCCAGAGGAGCAACAGCTGAGAAG GGATTTCAGCCTGATACAGATGCAG GAACAAGTGTGGCAGGTGGAGGCCAGAATGGTCACTCACTTGTTAGTGGGAGTTTGTCAAGCATGTCAGATCCACGAGGTTACAGCCTCAATAGCTTATACTCTATGATTCGGTTAAGAGAG CCACCGAGCACCTTGAAACCATCAGAAAACAAGACTGACCGGGACAGAACAGAGATAGCTATTGTGAAGCTTTTGGTCAAATCTTACTATGACATTGTCAGAAAGAGTATTGAGGATGCGGTTCCCAAAGCTATAATGCATTTTTTG GTGAACCACACAAAGCGGGAGCTCCACAACGTTCTAATTCGGAAACTGTACAG GGAGAGCCTACTTGATGACATGCTGAGGGAAACAGATGAAGTACTTATCAGACGGCAGCGTATTCAAGAAACGCTCCAAGTTCTTGAACAGGCACACAGG ACGCTTGAGGAATTTCCCCTTGAAGCTGAGAAGCTTGAGAGGGGCTACAGCCTCTCTGAGTATGGCACTGGCCTGCCGAATATCCCTGGACTCAGCAATCGCAATCCTAGGGGTATCCTCCCTTAA
- the LOC109745637 gene encoding F-box/kelch-repeat protein At1g67480, which yields MLALVGAREPLVQPQTCQRGTVPLKSLARPRLSSVTMTEKETNTHDGLIPGLPEDMAKICLALVPRRHFPSMGAVSRRWMSFIGSREFSAVRKEVGKIEGLVYVLAAEAGEKGCRWEVLGERKNSAIPPMPGLTKAGFGVVVLYGKLYVIAGYAAVHGKDSVSDEVYQYDARLNRWGALAKMNVARRDFACAKVDGTIYAAGGFGSSDNSLSSVEAYDPQQNRWTLIDGLRRPRWGCFASGLNSKLYIMGGRSSFTIGNSRFVDVYDPGRSRWEEIKRGCVMVTSHAVVGESLFCVEWKNQRCLSAFDPSDSSWKKIPVPLTGSSSTRFCLGARGGKLLLLSQEEEGGYWTMTYDPAAAPGSEWGTSELKPSGLCLCSVTIQV from the exons ATGCTTGCACTTGTTGGAGCAAGGGAACCGCTTGTTCAACCACAGACGTGCCAGCGTGGTACAGTGCCGCTCAAGTCTCTGGCCAGGCCAAGGCTTTCTTCAGTTACCATGACCGAAAAAGAAACCAATACACACGACGGTCTAATTCCCGGTTTGCCGGAAGACATGGCGAAGATATGCCTCGCTCTCGTCCCTCGGAGACATTTCCCCTCCATGGGTGCAGTGTCCAGGAGGTGGATGTCATTCATCGGCAGCAGAGAGTTCAGTGCTGTGAGGAAGGAGGTTGGGAAGATTGAAGGGTTGGTCTATGTCCTTGCTGCTGAAGCTGGAGAAAAGGGGTGTCGCTGGGAGGTCTTGGGGGAGCGCAAAAACAGTGCAATTCCTCCTATGCCTGGGCTGACCAAAGCTGGGTTCGGTGTGGTGGTTCTCTATGGGAAGTTGTATGTCATTGCTGGCTATGCTGCTGTCCATGGGAAGGACTCTGTTTCCGACGAGGTTTACCAGTATGATGCTCGGCTCAACAG GTGGGGTGCACTCGCCAAGATGAATGTTGCACGTCGCGACTTCGCCTGCGCCAAGGTCGACGGCACGATATACGCTGCCGGTGGATTCGGCTCCAGCGACAACAGTCTGTCCAGCGTGGAAGCATACGATCCCCAGCAAAACAGATGGACGCTGATCGACGGCCTTCGCAGGCCAAGATGGGGCTGCTTCGCCAGCGGGCTAAACAGCAAGCTGTACATAATGGGCGGCCGCTCGAGCTTCACGATCGGCAACTCCCGCTTCGTCGACGTCTACGATCCCGGCCGCAGCCGCTGGGAGGAGATCAAGAGAGGCTGCGTCATGGTCACCTCGCACGCGGTTGTGGGCGAGAGCTTGTTCTGCGTCGAGTGGAAGAACCAGCGCTGCCTCTCGGCGTTCGACCCTTCGGACAGTTCTTGGAAGAAGATCCCGGTGCCGCTCACCGGCAGTTCAAGCACCAGGTTCTGCCTTGGGGCGCGTGGCGggaagctgctgctgctgtcgCAGGAGGAAGAGGGTGGGTACTGGACGATGACGTACGATCCGGCTGCGGCGCCGGGTTCGGAGTGGGGGACGTCGGAGCTGAAGCCGTCGGGGTTGTGCCTCTGCAGTGTGACCATTCAGGTTTGA